The sequence ATCGTTGGCGGCTCTCGGCCCGCAGCGGCGGCGGCTCGGCCCGCCGGTTCGACCACCTGCTCGATGGTGTCGGCGGGGACTTTGACGCTGGTGATGATGCCGTCGGCGAGTTCTGCCGCCAGCGCCGACGACTTGGGGGCACCGGCGGCCATCCACAGCCGTACGCGCCCGATGGGGGGGCTGTACAGCCGGGCCCGGTCGGTGCGGTAGTACTCACCCTCGAAGGTGAGTTTCTCACCGTCGAGCAGCCGGCGCATGATCACGAGGGCCTCTCGCATCCGGGCGGCGCGCTCCGGGTATCCCGGGAACTCGTACCCGAGGGGACCCTCGTTGATGTTCTCGCCGGTGCCAACCCCGAGGTCGAAGCGCCCGCCGCTCAGCCGATCGAGGGTCGCCGCAGCCTGGGCAACCACTCCGGGGTGGTACCGAAACAGGGGAGTGGTGACGCCGGTGGTTATCCGTACCCGTTCGGTCGCCTGCGCCATCGCCCCGATGGTCGAGAAGGCGAAACCCGCCGCCGAGTGGTCGTCCACCCACGGATGGAAGTGCTCGGACACCATCAGGCCGTCGAAGCCCACGGACTCGGCGAGGGCGGCGTGGCGGACCAGGTCCTCGGGCTGCCACTGCTCGTGTCCGCAGAAGTAGTAGAAGTCGGTCACGGAACCTCTCTCGCCGAGGGGATGCCCCTCCATGTTCGCGTAGTCTCGCGCGACGCCCGCCATTGGGGGCAAGACGGAACACGGAAGGGAGTTCCTGTATGAAAGATTGGCAGAAGTACGCCGCCGAGGCCTACGGGACGTTCGTGCTCGTAGGCATCGGAACCGGGGCGATCCTTGCTTCGGGCGGCGACCTGGTGGCACTCTCATTTGCGTTCGGCCTCGCACTCATTGCGGCGCTGTTCACGGTGGGACGTGTTTCCGGCGGGCATTTCAACCCTGCGGTGTCGCTCGGTATGTATCTGGACAAGCGTCTCTCGATGACCGACATGCTCTTCTACTGGGTGTCGCAGGCGGTGGGGGCCATCCTGGCGAGCATGCTGCTGGCCTTCGTGCTCAGCAAGGAGCTCGTCGCGATGACGATCACCCAGTTC is a genomic window of Acidimicrobiia bacterium containing:
- a CDS encoding TIGR03557 family F420-dependent LLM class oxidoreductase, with product MEGHPLGERGSVTDFYYFCGHEQWQPEDLVRHAALAESVGFDGLMVSEHFHPWVDDHSAAGFAFSTIGAMAQATERVRITTGVTTPLFRYHPGVVAQAAATLDRLSGGRFDLGVGTGENINEGPLGYEFPGYPERAARMREALVIMRRLLDGEKLTFEGEYYRTDRARLYSPPIGRVRLWMAAGAPKSSALAAELADGIITSVKVPADTIEQVVEPAGRAAAAAGREPPTILATRWSIHAASDDEAWQALRSWRGLRAPGRLEAVDPQDLRERADEMPREEVLGRYAIVPDVDAIVETYRPLCEDVGASAVTFQVASLDQEATIRLLGEEVLPRLRNQH